A window from Drosophila nasuta strain 15112-1781.00 chromosome 3, ASM2355853v1, whole genome shotgun sequence encodes these proteins:
- the LOC132791621 gene encoding venom dipeptidyl peptidase 4 isoform X2: MSGNDVSVTETAQSDQNLVYSKEKKRRVRIILSIVAAIVAVALVATMIVFIVGSGDDDKPADNTGDKGINLEDVLTGQLYAKRFNGSWSNGNSVIYKELSDIVELDTKTLTVTKLMTNAAQYVLYEKSADGQFLLLAKNYKKNFRYSFLAQYDIYNISSGNISSLTIQNEPVFLSMVQWSPVGNALIINFERNLYYKKGALEREIAITTNEDGIFLHGIPDWVYEEEVFSSNVATWFNPSGTQIAFIQFDDSPTHVINFPYYGEPGDVRFQYPLHQEIHYPKAGSSNPRVVLYMADLESALAGSPDFLTPMPIPSALNTETDYIVTVVSWLDDNNVLSIWMNRIQNAAYVVTFDGRGRKRLYSKTSETGWVDLYTAPFKNRNGSRLAFVLPHENYKHLQLLPTDGSTNVQLEPLTSGKFVVDSILHWDGTHDVIFYTANTEKNPEQLHLYAIRAVASTRKQTPSCLTCKLMTSGNVEQTYYSAIFNDNNQIVISSLGPGIPTTAIYEWSYSNSQVTLKKLLDWETNDVLRSKLQGVSLPSHQILTVNIDGGFQAKVLLQLPPNLDTSGNTKYPMLVDVYGGPDSYSVTDKWMMDWGTYLTSNQSVIYAKIDGRGSGLRGETLLHAIYMQLGTVEINDQITVTQNLTQLYKYIDADHIGIWGWSYGGYAAAMALANDENGVFKCAASIAPVTDWTYYDSIYTERYMNVPEANEAGYAKSRLSTRAQQLRGKKYLLVHGTSDDNVHYQQSMILAKNLERHDILFKQISYADEDHGLANVRPHLYHSLDRFFGECFASSRLAKSAK; encoded by the exons ATGTCTGGCAATGATGTTTCTGTCACTGAAACAGCACAAAGCGATCAG AACCTGGTGTATTCCAAGGAGAAGAAACGCCGCGTGCGGATCATCTTGAGCATTGTTGCTGCCATCGTAGCCGTAGCCCTGGTGGCTACTATGATCGTGTTCATTGTGGGCTCTGGAGATGATGACAAGCCTGCTGACAATACTGGGGATAAGGGCATTAATCTGGAGGATGTGCTCACTGGTCAATTATATGCGAAACGTTTCAATGGCAGCTGGAGCAATGGCAATTCAGTGATATACAAAGAGCTTTCG GACATTGTCGAGTTGGATACTAAGACGCTAACGGTCACAAAACTGATGACCAATGCAGCGCAATATGTGCTCTATGAGAAATCCGCTGATGGACAATTCCTGCTGCTGGCTAAGAACTACAAGAAGAACTTCCGCTACAGTTTCTTGGCTCAATACGATATCTATAACATCAGCTCGGGCAATATTTCCTCACTCACCATTCAGAATGAGCCGGTCTTTCTCAGCATGGTCCAATGGTCTCCGGTGGGAAATGCGCTGATCATCAACTTTGAGCGTAATCTCTACTATAAGAAGGGTGCTCTGGAGCGTGAAATTGCCATCACAACCAATGAGGATGGCATCTTTTTGCACGGCATTCCCGATTGGGTCTATGAGGAGGAAGTGTTCAGCTCGAATGTGGCAACCTGGTTTAATCCATCGGGCACTCAGATCGCCTTCATTCAGTTTGATGATTCACCGACGCATGTCATTAATTTCCCCTACTATGGCGAACCTGGCGATGTGCGCTTCCAGTATCCGTTGCATCAGGAAATTCACTATCCCAAGGCGGGTTCATCCAATCCGCGTGTTGTGCTCTACATGGCTGATCTCGAGAGCGCGTTGGCTGGTAGCCCAGACTTCCTTACTCCGATGCCAATTCCGAGCGCTCTGAACACTGAAACCGATTACATTGTCACCGTTGTCAGTTGGCTGGATGACAATAACGTGCTCTCCATTTGGATGAATCGTATTCAAAACGCCGCCTATGTTGTTACCTTCGATGGACGCGGCCGCAAGCGG CTGTATAGCAAGACGTCTGAAACGGGCTGGGTGGATCTGTACACAGCACCATTCAAGAATCGCAATGGCTCCCGCTTGGCCTTTGTGCTGCCGCATGAGAACTACAAgcatttgcagctgctgccaacAGATGGCAGCACTAATGTACAGCTGGAGCCGTTGACCAGCGGTAAATTTGTGGTGGACAGCATTCTCCACTGGGATGGCACGCATGACGTCATCTTCTACACGGCCAACACGGAAAAGAACCCCGAGCAGCTGCATCTGTATGCGATACGTGCGGTGGCATCCACACGTAAGCAGACCCCCAGTTGTCTCACATGCAAACTGATGACATCGGGAAACGTGGAGCAAACGTACTACTCGGCCATCTTCAATGACAATAATCAAATTGTGATTAGCTCCCTGGGACCAGGCATACCCACAACAGCCATCTACGAGTGGAGCTATAGCAACT CTCAAGTGACGCTGAAGAAGCTGCTGGATTGGGAGACCAATGATGTGTTGCGCAGCAAGCTGCAGGGCGTGTCACTGCCCTCGCATCAGATACTAACGGTAAACATCGATGGCGGATTCCAGGCCAAGGTGCTGCTGCAACTTCCTCCCAATTTGGATACCAGCGGCAACACAAAGTATCCCATGCTGGTCGATGTCTATGGCGGACCTGATTCTTACTCC GTGACCGACAAGTGGATGATGGACTGGGGCACTTATCTTACCTCAAATCAATCTGTGATCTATGCCAAGATCGATGGACGCGGCTCCGGACTGCGTGGCGAGACGCTGTTGCATGCCATCTATATGCAATTGGGCACAGTGGAAATCAACGATCAGATCACAGTCACACA AAATTTGACACAGTTGTATAAGTACATTGATGCTGATCACATTGGTATTTGGGGATGGAGTTATGGTGGCTATGCGGCAGCCATGGCGCTGGCCAATGATGAAAATGGCGTCTTCAAGTGCGCCGCCTCCATTGCACCTGTTACCGATTGGACTTATTATG ATTCCATTTATACGGAACGTTATATGAATGTGCCAGAGGCTAATGAGGCTGGCTATGCCAAGTCTAGGCTGAGCACACGAGCCCAGCAACTGCGGGGCAAGAAATACTTGCTCGTCCATGGCACATCCGATGACAATGTGCACTACCAGCAGTCCATGATTCTGGCCAAGAATCTGGAGCGTCACGACATTCTCTTCAAGCAGATT AGCTACGCTGACGAGGATCATGGACTGGCCAATGTGCGTCCGCATTTATATCATTCGCTGGATCGTTTCTTTGGCGAATGCTTTGCCAGCAGTCGTCTCGCGAAGAGCGCCAAATAA
- the LOC132792744 gene encoding uncharacterized protein LOC132792744: MSDDTCSSNDEESLTSMTYEVDATLRRLLRAELDEREEEREDDVSDFRDSNTSSWIDVEENDSEESVETEPMTTQANDSGLDLRPVQASIDLRIRLPANWREYYSRLRTYRQRLQSRHGRTSRAMDAGRLRGGQPDRGHPVPALIDPQYGLIYMASESESEEEEILRSWPMVPRRGNSISDLSECSSDDEQQKNSEQSI, from the coding sequence ATGTCTGACGATACTTGCTCGAGTAATGATGAGGAGAGTCTGACAAGCATGACCTATGAAGTGGATGCAACGCTACGAAGACTATTAAGAGCTGAGCTTGATGAAAGGGAAGAGGAGCGTGAAGACGATGTTTCCGACTTTCGTGACTCGAACACATCATCCTGGATTGACGTGGAGGAGAACGATTCGGAAGAATCCGTTGAGACCGAGCCTATGACCACACAAGCAAACGACTCGGGTTTGGATCTACGACCAGTGCAGGCCTCCATCGATCTGAGAATTCGTCTACCCGCCAACTGGCGTGAGTATTATTCACGTTTACGGACTTATCGACAGAGATTACAATCGCGTCATGGCAGAACGTCGAGAGCAATGGACGCTGGTCGTCTGCGCGGTGGACAGCCCGATCGAGGACATCCCGTTCCTGCACTGATTGATCCTCAATATGGGTTAATTTATATGGCCAGCGAATCGGAATCCGAAGAAGAGGAGATACTGAGATCGTGGCCAATGGTGCCACGTCGTGGCAACAGCATCAGCGATCTCAGTGAATGCAGCAGCGATGAtgaacagcaaaaaaattcAGAGCAAAGCATTTAA
- the LOC132791625 gene encoding putative uncharacterized protein DDB_G0277255, producing the protein MTSGPGGGGGASGGGGQPAQQQQQQQQQQSHSKHNISSNNNSGNGNSGSSNSAASTATTVNSSSNTQTGAATTATGGTLQRRVLRGHAAQTTSGERVLLINYVPQQGTAGSTSTTSTTSTASQLPTRKILQARATAAATSSATAAASATGTTAATTTSAAEASTTPAVSFAGLGSEVTVTLTRTNQRASVTNVTAAGHIVRNQQTTVYQTTSTATTTGSTSSTSTMHEPVQHIATPTTPPPLRWQQQQQHEYQHEHHLVEQDQHIIIDHHQQADADDQLIEYDASEGVVIEEQHHQQQQQHHHQQQQHHLHHQLELQEDLQDHDPQQQQHHDVVQEVYLQ; encoded by the coding sequence ATGACCAGCGGCCctggaggtggaggaggagcaTCCGGGGGCGGTGGGCAGCcagcgcaacagcaacaacaacagcaacagcagcagtcgcatAGCAAacacaacatcagcagcaacaacaacagcggaaacggcaacagcggcagcagcaacagcgcggcatcaacagcaacaacagtgaacagcagcagcaacactcaaaccggagcagcaacaactgcaactggtgGAACACTGCAACGTCGAGTATTGCGCGGTCATGCGGCGCAAACGACAAGCGGAGAGCGAGTGTTGCTGATTAACTATGTGCCACAGCAAGGAACAGCGGGAAGCACATCCACAACGTCCACGACGAGCACAGCATCACAGTTGCCCACACGCAAGATACTCCAGGCCAGAGccacggcagcagcaacatcgtcagcaacagcagcagcatcggcaACAggaacgacagcagcaaccacaacaagtGCTGCCGAAGCATCCACAACGCCAGCTGTCTCCTTTGCTGGCCTCGGCTCTGAGGTGACAGTCACATTGACACGCACCAATCAGCGTGCCAGCGTGACCAATGTCACAGCCGCCGGTCATATTGTTAGGAATCAGCAGACAACAGTTTATCAGACGACAAGCACAGCGACGACAACCGGATCAACGAGCAGCACTAGCACAATGCACGAACCCGTGCAGCATATTGCAACACCCACGACACCGCCACCATTGcgctggcagcagcaacagcagcacgaATACCAGCACGAACATCATCTGGTGGAGCAGGATCAGCACATTATCATCGATCATCATCAGCAGGCGGACGCCGATGATCAGCTGATCGAGTATGATGCCAGCGAAGGTGTTGTTATTGAGgagcaacatcatcaacagcagcagcaacatcatcatcaacagcagcaacatcatctgCACCATCAGCTGGAGCTGCAGGAGGATCTGCAGGATCACGatccacagcagcaacagcatcacgATGTTGTGCAGGAAGTGTATCTGCAGTAG